The sequence below is a genomic window from Sphingobacterium sp. ML3W.
CCATTCCCTCCATTATCAGTGTGGATCGATTGACCAATGAGTTGGTTGCCCTGCGTACAGATAAAATCAAAATCCCTGATGAAATCAAAGGGATAAAATTGGATGATGCGCAAAAGCAAACCTTGATGGAGGGCAAACCACTTCAATTAGATGGAATGATTTCTAAGAAAGGAACTGAATTTTCTGCAATGGTACAGTTCAATGCAGACAAACGATATGTCGAATTTCTGTTTGACAGAAGTAACACGAATAAACAAAAGCAAAGCAACGGACAGAACAATCAACAAACTAATCAGCAGAACCAATCGCAGGAAGCTCCAAAAACCTTTCGAGGTAAAGAATTGGATAATGAACAACATCAAAAATTTAAAGACGGTCAAACAGTTTACGTAAGCGGATTGGTAGATAAGAAAGGTAAAGAATACAATGGTTACATCACTTTTAATAAGGAAACCAACAAAACAGACTTCTCTTTCCAAAATCCGAATAAGATCAAAGAACAAGCGAAACCCACCGAAGTCCATAAAACGCAAACAGCAGTCAATTCCGAGGGGAAAACCAATGAAGCGACCAAGAACATCAAAGAACCTTTGAAATCGGGACAAAAAAGCCCAGATAGTAAGAAACAGCAGGAAGAACAGGAAAAACCTAAAGCACCTGCTAAATCCAAAGGCAGAAAAATGTAACACGATAAATACAAAGAGTATGAAAGCAATTATTGCAGAAAAACCAAGTGTAGCAAGGGAAATAGCCAGCCTATTAGGAGCTACGAAAAAAAAAGAAGGTTACTTGACAGGTAACGGCTATTTGGTTACTTGGGCATTCGGACATTTAGTCGGATTGGGAATGTCCGAAGATTATGGCATTTCAGGATTTGAAAAAGCATCACTACCAATACTTCCAAATCCTTTTTTATTGACTGTCCGCAAAGTGAAAAAGGACAAAGGTTATATCGCCGATACTGGTGCATTAAAGCAACTGAAAGTGATTGAACAGATCTTTAATCGTTGTAATAGTATTATCGTAGCAACAGATGCCGGACGTGAAGGTGAGCTGATATTCCGCTACATCTATGAATACCTTAAATGCAACAAACCCTTTGAACGTCTTTGGATCAGTTCGCTTACCGAAAAAGCCATCAAACAGGGTTTCAATAACCTAAAATCTGGAAGCGATTTTGATGGATTATATCAGGCTGCACAAGGTAGAAGCCGTGCTGACTGGCTCGTGGGCATCAATGCATCGCAAGCATTAAGCATTGTAGCAGGGAATGGTATTTATTCGCTTGGAAGAGTGCAAACACCTACGCTAACTTTAATTTGTAAACGTTATTTGGAGAACAAAAAATTTTCGATACAGAAATATTGGCAAATAAAGTTATTGCATAATAGAGAGTTCATAGACTTTAAAAGTCTTTCTATTAAAAAATGGGAAGATAAAAAATTGGCAGAAGACACCTTAACGTCTATCCAAAAAAATGGAAACGTCGCTACGATTACCTCCGTAGAAAACAAAAAAGTTACGGAACAAGCACCTTTGTTGTTTGACCTAACAGGTCTTCAAAAAGAAGCCAATAAAAAACTGAATCTTTCAGCCGATGAAACCCTCAACATTGCTCAAAGCCTATATGAAAAGAAGTTTATCACGTATCCACGCACCGGAAGTAAGTATATTCCCGAAGATGTTTGGGCTGAAATCCCAAACCTTGTAAGAGCTTTACAAGATAGAGAAACTTGTAAGCAAGCTCTATTAAAAATGAAATGGGGTCGGTTCAATAAACGTATTGTAAACGATTTGCGGGTCACCGATCATCACGGCTTACTGATTACGGAGAAAATCCCTTCAGCGTTATCTGCCAAGGAAACTGCTATTTACGATATGATTGCTTTTCGATTACTGGAAGCTCTTTCTGGGGCTTGTACTAAAGAAATAACTGATATTACATTAGAAGCATTGCATTATGATTTTGCCTTGAAAGGTTGTAAAATATTGGAACCTGGCTGGCGTAGTATTAAGGGCTATTTTTCAGATGAGGATACCGACCCGGTGCAGGATCTACCGGAACTTAAAAAAGGTGATGAAATTAAAATAAACGAAGCTACCGTTTTAGAAAAAACAACCAATGCACCTGTACTTTATACGGAAGCAGGACTTTTATCAGCTATGGAAAGTGCCGGAAAGCAGATTGAAAATAGAGAGGAACGCAAAGCTTTACAAAATATTGGTATTGGTACTCCTGCTACAAGAGCCTCCATTATTGAAACCTTGTTTAGCCGTAATTACATTCAAAGGGGAAAAAAATTTTTAGTCCCAACCGAAAAGGGATTGCAGGTATATGAATTGGTAAAAGATAAAAAGATTGCAGACGTGGCAATGACTGCCGAATGGGAATTAGCCTTGCAGAAAATCGAAAACAACGAAACGGATGCTGGACCATTTCAAAAAGAAATGGAAAAATACGCTTCATCTATTACCAATGAACTGTTGCAAACTTCCATTACCCTAAACAATTTACCTAAATTGGTTTGTCCGAAATGCAAAAGCCATCAACTTATTATACGTGATAAGATTGTTAAATGTCCTGATGAAGTTTGTAACTGGGTACAGTTCCGTAATGTGTGTGGCATACAAATCAGTATAGTTGATATTGAAAGTTTGATTACGAAAGGTAAGACATCCCTCATCAAAGGAATGAAAAGCAAATCCGGAAAGAAATTCGATGGTTATATCGTGTTAAATAAAGATTACAAAACCTCTTTTGAATTTGAAAAAAGTAAAGGCTATAAAAAATAATGGAAGACAAACCACATATTACTTCAAAAGCAATCAAGAACCTGATTTATACCATACGTGGCAAACAAGTGATGCTGGACAATGACCTCGCTTCACTTTATCAAGTGGAAACAAAGAATCTTAATCGAGCAGTAAAGAGAAACATTGAGCGGTTTCCCGAATCGTTCTGTTTTCAATTAACAGAGGAGGAAGCTGAAAACTTGAGGTTCCAATTTGGCACCTCAAGTTTAAACCACGGCGGAAGACGCTATTTACCTACAGTTTTTACTGAATCAGGAATTGCAATGGCTTCTGCTGTGCTTCGGTCAGAAACTGCCGTTAGGGTCAGTGTTGAAATTATGGAAGCCTTTGTCGAAATGCGTAGAATGCTTATCAGTAATGCTTCACTTTTTCAGAGATTGGATAAAATGGAACTTAAGCAATTGGAATCCGACCAAAAGTTTGAAGAAATTTTTAAGGCTTTAGAAAGTGATAAACTTCATAGTGATAAAGGAATTTTCTACAACGGACAAATATTCGACGCCTATACTTTTGTGTCCGATATTATCCGGAGTGCCAAAAGCTCTATTATCTTGCTTGATAATTATGTAGATGATACGGTACTAACTTTATTAGGCAAACGGAATGATACTGTAACAGCAATAGTTTATACCAAGAGCATCAGCAATCAGTTACGGCTGGATTTACAAAGGTACAACAGCCAATATACTCCCATTGAAATCGAAATTTTTTCTGATGCCCACGACCGGTTTTTGATTATTGACAATACAGAACTCTACCACATCGGGGCATCACTCAAAGACCTAGGCAAGAAATGGTTTGCCTTTTCGAGAATGAATATCGAAGTGGGCAGGATGCTTCAGATTTTAAATAAACGAGACTGTAACGTAAACTGTGTCAACGGAATAATTTAATAAGATTTTTTATATTTAATTATTCAAACGACATGGTCATGAAAGAAAAGACCCCATTCGACTTTGAACGCTTCAAAGATGAAGCTATGCAAGGTCTTTATAACGGGAAGAGTTTATCTCCCAACGACGGCGTTCTGGCGCCCTTAATGAAGCATTTACTAGAGTCTATGATGGATGGCGAGCTAGAGAGTCACCTTCAGGAAGATAAGGCCTCAGGTAATTCCAATCGTCGTAATGGTAAGACCAAAAAGACTGTCCGCGGCCTTAATACAGGTACTTTTGAACTGGAGTCTGGACGGGATAGATCCGGTACATTTGAGCCTAAGGTAATTCCCAAGCGTCAGCTCATTATTACAGAACAATTAGAAGGCCATGTTCTGAGTATGTATGCCAAAGGGATGAGCACACGTGCTATAAGTGATTTTATCCGTGAGATGTATGCTATGGATATTTCTGCGACCGAAATATCCCGTATCACAGAAAGTGTTATGCCAGCCGTCAATGAGTGGCGAAGTCGTCCGCTAGAGGCCGTCTATCCCTTTGTTTTCCTAGACTGCATGCATTATAAAGTCCGTCAGAACGGCACGGTTGAATCTAGAGCTATTTATAATATATTAGGTGTAGGAATGGATGGACGTAAAGATCTGATAGGTCTTTATAGTTCAGAGAATGAGGGTGCCAAGTTTTGGTTATCTGTTCTTACAGACCTAAAACAGCGTGGTGTCGAAGACATTCTAATTGCCTGTATCGATGGTTTAAAAGGCTTTCCTGAAGCTATTGAAGCTATTTTCCCTAAAACTAAAGTTCAGTTATGTATCGTCCATCAGATCAGATCAAGTATGCGCTATGTTACAGAAAAGGATAAAAAAGCTGTCATTGAAGACCTAAAGCCCGTTTATAAAGCTGTTAACGAAGAAATGGGCTATGAGAACTTAATTATCTTCGAAGAGAAATGGGGTAAGAAATATCCAATTGCTGCTAAATCCTGGTTGGATAATTGGACGAACTTATCTACCTTTTTTGAATACGATGAACAGGTACGTAAGACTATTTATACTACTAATCCTATTGAAGGAATGCACCGCCAGATTCGTAAAATAACGAAGTCTAAGGGTGCATTCAGCTCTGAGCAGGCGTTAATGAAGTTAATGTTCTTGATAATAAGGGACATCTCTAAAAAATGGACGATGCCAATGCACAATTGGGGCTTGACTATATCCGGGCTTTATATTAAATTTGGGGATAGACTAAAGCTCGACAGAGGCTTTTAGGAGTAAGTTAATTATCCAATGACACAGTTGAAGTTACACTCCCAAATAAACGGTTAAGAGCTATATGATAACTATTTATCATCTTGTTCATCCATTTTCTTAATAAGCCCATCCCTTAGGTAATCAAGGAATTTTGTTCTGTTTACTTTACGGTTTTTTAATTCTAAGTAAGTATGATAAAAATCGCCTAGATCGATATTGAAAATAGTTTCAAAATGTTTTGCTATTATTCTTATGTCAATATTTCCATTATCAAAAACACCCTGATAATGCAAAGCATAAATCAATTCGGTTAATGCAGTCTTACTTCCTGTCCAGCTTAATGAGGCACTATCAGACAAATTATTATGGTTGTTACAATTAAGCTGATCTTCGAGATAAACGTGAATCAAATCATTAGCTATTATTTTAGCTACTTTATAATCATGTGAAGTAGAAAAACGATGATCGGCTTCAAAATAAAAGGTATCTAGACTTAGCTTTATATCATGTTTTCCCCTCATGAAGTATTTTGTATCGAGATAGTTGTTTTTAGTTCTGTAATATTTATAAAAGTCTAGGTTGTTATCAAAAAACCTCTTTAGTTTTTGTAATTCACTATTTAGGTATTTTTTGTAAGGTTTTGCCCCATAAGGTTTTTTTGTTTCTATTTTGTAAATAGCGTTATAGTAAATGAGCTTTGAAACAATCGAAGGTTTCTGATATTTAAAAAAATCGATTTCCTCTTCAGTATTTTTAAAGCCTCGTTTTAAAACATATTTTTTCACATCAGACAAGCATTTCACGATATTACTCATAACAGCTTCTATCTGTTGTATCGGGCAATCAAATTCAATCTCTAATTCTTTGATTGCTGTTTCCAGCTTATATAGCGTTTCCTTGTAAAATTCATCCATTCAGCTAGCATAAATATTATAATAGATGTACATAAAAATAAGTACTTCGTGAGTCTTTCAATATTGTGTCTCAAAAACCAGTAGTGATTTTAAATGATTTACTATTGGTTCTTATTTAACCTTAACAGATCTTCTTTATATTAAAATTCACCTAATTGAGCACATAACAAACAGAAGACATTGTCAAATCTACAACATGATTTATATGTTAATAATTGAGATTGATGTCTTCCGTTATTTCATTGTTGAAAATATGAATTCAATATAAACCTGGGAACTTTAGAATCAGGA
It includes:
- a CDS encoding IS256 family transposase, encoding MKEKTPFDFERFKDEAMQGLYNGKSLSPNDGVLAPLMKHLLESMMDGELESHLQEDKASGNSNRRNGKTKKTVRGLNTGTFELESGRDRSGTFEPKVIPKRQLIITEQLEGHVLSMYAKGMSTRAISDFIREMYAMDISATEISRITESVMPAVNEWRSRPLEAVYPFVFLDCMHYKVRQNGTVESRAIYNILGVGMDGRKDLIGLYSSENEGAKFWLSVLTDLKQRGVEDILIACIDGLKGFPEAIEAIFPKTKVQLCIVHQIRSSMRYVTEKDKKAVIEDLKPVYKAVNEEMGYENLIIFEEKWGKKYPIAAKSWLDNWTNLSTFFEYDEQVRKTIYTTNPIEGMHRQIRKITKSKGAFSSEQALMKLMFLIIRDISKKWTMPMHNWGLTISGLYIKFGDRLKLDRGF
- a CDS encoding type IA DNA topoisomerase produces the protein MKAIIAEKPSVAREIASLLGATKKKEGYLTGNGYLVTWAFGHLVGLGMSEDYGISGFEKASLPILPNPFLLTVRKVKKDKGYIADTGALKQLKVIEQIFNRCNSIIVATDAGREGELIFRYIYEYLKCNKPFERLWISSLTEKAIKQGFNNLKSGSDFDGLYQAAQGRSRADWLVGINASQALSIVAGNGIYSLGRVQTPTLTLICKRYLENKKFSIQKYWQIKLLHNREFIDFKSLSIKKWEDKKLAEDTLTSIQKNGNVATITSVENKKVTEQAPLLFDLTGLQKEANKKLNLSADETLNIAQSLYEKKFITYPRTGSKYIPEDVWAEIPNLVRALQDRETCKQALLKMKWGRFNKRIVNDLRVTDHHGLLITEKIPSALSAKETAIYDMIAFRLLEALSGACTKEITDITLEALHYDFALKGCKILEPGWRSIKGYFSDEDTDPVQDLPELKKGDEIKINEATVLEKTTNAPVLYTEAGLLSAMESAGKQIENREERKALQNIGIGTPATRASIIETLFSRNYIQRGKKFLVPTEKGLQVYELVKDKKIADVAMTAEWELALQKIENNETDAGPFQKEMEKYASSITNELLQTSITLNNLPKLVCPKCKSHQLIIRDKIVKCPDEVCNWVQFRNVCGIQISIVDIESLITKGKTSLIKGMKSKSGKKFDGYIVLNKDYKTSFEFEKSKGYKK
- a CDS encoding ORF6N domain-containing protein, whose protein sequence is MEDKPHITSKAIKNLIYTIRGKQVMLDNDLASLYQVETKNLNRAVKRNIERFPESFCFQLTEEEAENLRFQFGTSSLNHGGRRYLPTVFTESGIAMASAVLRSETAVRVSVEIMEAFVEMRRMLISNASLFQRLDKMELKQLESDQKFEEIFKALESDKLHSDKGIFYNGQIFDAYTFVSDIIRSAKSSIILLDNYVDDTVLTLLGKRNDTVTAIVYTKSISNQLRLDLQRYNSQYTPIEIEIFSDAHDRFLIIDNTELYHIGASLKDLGKKWFAFSRMNIEVGRMLQILNKRDCNVNCVNGII
- a CDS encoding RteC domain-containing protein; amino-acid sequence: MDEFYKETLYKLETAIKELEIEFDCPIQQIEAVMSNIVKCLSDVKKYVLKRGFKNTEEEIDFFKYQKPSIVSKLIYYNAIYKIETKKPYGAKPYKKYLNSELQKLKRFFDNNLDFYKYYRTKNNYLDTKYFMRGKHDIKLSLDTFYFEADHRFSTSHDYKVAKIIANDLIHVYLEDQLNCNNHNNLSDSASLSWTGSKTALTELIYALHYQGVFDNGNIDIRIIAKHFETIFNIDLGDFYHTYLELKNRKVNRTKFLDYLRDGLIKKMDEQDDK